Proteins encoded in a region of the Candidatus Nitrosomarinus catalina genome:
- a CDS encoding YbgA family protein, with protein MSDFSRPIIGISKCLEFEMCRYDGSRINNNFVRNMKKYVDFVQVCPEVGIGLGTPRKPIRLVKIDGIKNLYQPSSEKNLTEEMHNFTKKFVSSVDILDGFIFKRDSPTCGISNVRLYHKLGTDSGYQKTSGMFSEGVSAEFPNMVKEDEKRLENIAIREHFLTRIFVLANLRESLESQSIAKLFEFYSKNMLLFLCHDETLTAELGLIFKIEDDFEIISKKFQKIAYDVLSSPVKKTPMINTFEYMFNFVKSKLSESEKSHYQSLIDEFENDLILQSEISTLLYSWALRYDVKIILEQSLFDPFPKNLLLDLVESKKEYSVL; from the coding sequence ATGAGTGATTTTTCACGACCAATAATTGGTATCAGTAAATGCCTCGAATTTGAAATGTGTAGATATGATGGTAGTAGAATCAATAACAATTTTGTTAGAAATATGAAAAAATATGTGGATTTTGTTCAAGTTTGCCCTGAGGTTGGAATTGGATTGGGTACTCCTAGAAAACCTATTAGACTTGTTAAAATTGATGGAATAAAAAATCTCTATCAACCTTCATCAGAAAAAAATCTAACTGAAGAAATGCATAATTTTACAAAAAAATTTGTTAGCTCTGTGGATATTCTTGATGGTTTTATCTTTAAACGAGATTCCCCTACATGTGGAATATCTAATGTTAGATTATATCATAAATTAGGTACAGATTCTGGATATCAAAAAACTTCTGGAATGTTTTCTGAAGGTGTATCTGCAGAATTCCCCAATATGGTTAAGGAAGATGAAAAAAGACTTGAAAATATTGCAATTAGGGAGCATTTTCTAACGAGGATTTTTGTTTTAGCAAATTTACGAGAATCTTTAGAATCCCAGTCTATTGCAAAATTATTTGAATTCTATTCAAAAAATATGCTTTTATTTTTATGTCATGATGAAACATTAACAGCTGAACTTGGTTTGATTTTTAAAATTGAGGATGACTTTGAAATTATTTCAAAGAAATTTCAAAAAATTGCATATGATGTATTGTCCTCCCCTGTAAAAAAAACCCCTATGATTAACACATTTGAATACATGTTTAATTTTGTAAAATCAAAATTATCTGAATCTGAAAAATCTCATTATCAATCATTAATTGATGAGTTTGAAAATGATTTAATTTTACAATCAGAAATATCTACACTACTCTATTCTTGGGCATTAAGATATGATGTAAAAATTATTCTAGAACAATCCCTATTTGATCCTTTTCCAAAAAACTTATTGTTAGATCTAGTTGAATCAAAAAAAGAATATTCTGTTTTGTAA
- a CDS encoding HAD-IA family hydrolase, translating to MKTVLFDLGGVLINWNDDWLYDEISSQMGKPFNEIKSKFNDNLCSLFESKINESEFWDIVLGSNNDIDKKIISKTFLKKSSINTKFLTFAKSLQNHGHSIGILSNLTPETSTNVQKHLLKEFDYHFYSNLLQMSKPNPEIYEHVCDQISSQNILFIDDKQENLDVAKLFDMETILFTSDDYESGLIEEKILNFLN from the coding sequence GTGAAGACTGTTTTATTTGATCTTGGGGGTGTTTTAATAAATTGGAATGATGATTGGTTATATGATGAAATCTCATCACAAATGGGTAAACCGTTTAATGAAATAAAATCAAAATTTAATGATAATCTTTGCAGTTTATTTGAGTCTAAAATTAATGAAAGTGAATTTTGGGACATAGTTCTTGGCTCAAATAATGATATTGATAAAAAAATTATTAGTAAAACTTTTTTAAAAAAATCCAGCATTAATACTAAATTCTTAACATTTGCAAAATCTCTTCAGAACCATGGTCATTCAATAGGTATACTGTCAAATTTAACTCCTGAAACTTCTACTAATGTCCAAAAACATCTGTTAAAGGAGTTTGACTATCACTTTTATTCAAATTTGTTACAAATGTCCAAACCCAACCCTGAAATTTATGAACATGTTTGTGACCAAATATCTTCTCAAAATATCTTATTCATTGATGATAAACAAGAAAATTTGGATGTTGCAAAATTATTTGATATGGAGACTATTTTATTCACATCTGATGATTATGAATCTGGATTAATTGAAGAAAAAATATTGAATTTTTTAAATTAA
- a CDS encoding ferritin — protein sequence MKISKKILNLLHDQIAMEANASNYYLYISSWCKVNGYDGASSFFQHHSTEERDHMLKIIQYLNDLKIHTVIPSIEKPKQNMKSLEQVFKTSLQNEQKVTKSIDKIIDTAQNENDHRTSIFLEWFVHEQIEEEDLFESILQKFDVIGRDKLALHEIDKLLQKLTEK from the coding sequence ATGAAAATTTCTAAAAAAATATTGAATTTACTTCATGATCAAATAGCCATGGAAGCAAATGCATCAAATTATTATCTGTACATATCATCTTGGTGTAAAGTCAATGGATATGATGGTGCATCATCCTTTTTTCAACATCACTCAACAGAAGAGCGAGATCATATGCTTAAGATCATTCAATACCTTAATGATCTTAAAATTCATACTGTAATACCTTCAATTGAGAAACCTAAACAAAATATGAAATCTTTGGAGCAAGTGTTTAAGACATCATTACAAAATGAGCAAAAAGTAACGAAATCTATTGATAAAATTATCGATACTGCTCAAAATGAAAATGATCATAGAACTAGTATTTTCCTTGAATGGTTTGTTCATGAACAAATTGAGGAAGAGGATTTGTTTGAATCTATTTTGCAGAAATTTGATGTTATTGGTAGAGATAAGCTAGCTTTACATGAGATTGACAAGTTATTACAAAAATTAACTGAAAAATAA
- the trpA gene encoding tryptophan synthase subunit alpha codes for MSRIKEKFEELEKRNEKALISYIMLGFPNEKSTMSTIRGLVKGGVDIIEIGFPFSDPLADGPVIQNASTISLQKGTNVSKFFSTVKKIRKETEIPLVLMTYTNILHRMGYEKFIKDAKNAGIDGFILPDMSFEESKDYIDAAKNNADTIFLISPNTTKTRIDKISKISTGFLYLVAVFGTTGVKTSIKNYTLKSIKNVKKQTKGKIPVGIGFGVSTPEDVKKYIKAGADAVIVGSAYLKLIEKTKPTQLESKIASFTKSLKKQTVIE; via the coding sequence ATGTCAAGAATCAAAGAAAAATTTGAAGAGTTAGAAAAACGAAATGAAAAAGCATTGATTTCATATATTATGTTAGGATTTCCAAATGAAAAATCTACAATGTCCACCATCAGAGGATTAGTTAAAGGTGGAGTGGACATAATAGAGATAGGATTCCCATTTTCAGATCCTTTAGCTGATGGCCCAGTAATTCAAAATGCAAGTACAATTTCACTTCAAAAAGGCACAAACGTTTCAAAATTTTTTAGCACCGTAAAAAAAATTCGTAAAGAAACAGAAATTCCACTTGTATTAATGACATATACCAATATCTTACATCGTATGGGATATGAAAAATTCATCAAAGATGCAAAGAATGCAGGCATAGATGGATTTATCCTTCCAGATATGTCATTTGAAGAATCAAAGGATTACATAGATGCGGCAAAGAATAATGCAGATACAATATTTTTAATTTCACCAAATACAACTAAAACTAGAATTGATAAAATTTCTAAGATTTCTACAGGGTTTCTGTACCTAGTAGCAGTATTTGGAACTACAGGGGTGAAAACAAGTATCAAAAATTACACATTAAAATCAATCAAAAATGTAAAAAAACAAACCAAAGGTAAAATTCCTGTTGGGATTGGGTTTGGAGTTTCAACTCCTGAGGATGTAAAAAAATACATCAAAGCTGGCGCAGATGCAGTAATTGTAGGAAGTGCATATCTGAAATTAATTGAGAAAACAAAACCTACACAACTAGAATCAAAAATTGCATCATTTACAAAGAGTCTAAAAAAACAAACGGTCATTGAATAA